One segment of Babesia bigemina genome assembly Bbig001, chromosome : II DNA contains the following:
- a CDS encoding membrane protein, putative has product MKFLVLLSIVVLKSALALNTNFRNRKRDLPSRSISVNDTDVETYLQHDISTEFRDIVRRDIADKTDELISLIVKDVEKLIEQNDMVRPVFLENALKENAKRMIKSGVISIVKHMVPVFERWIVEAIKPPVTSGMVYTALVKPIGKSIFDQLYHKFNLPTSKIWDKYDDNIDMSFDEAEEDAEGETDVI; this is encoded by the exons ATGAAGTTTCTTGTGCTGCTGTCCATTGTCGTTCTCAAGTCCGCCTTAGCGCTGAACACTAACTTCCGCAACCGTAAGCGCGACCTCCCTTCCAGGAGCATCAGCGTCAATGATACGGATGTCGAGA CATACCTTCAACATGACATCTCTACAGAGTTCCGCGACATTGTGAGGAGGGACATCGCTGACAAGACCGACGAGCTCATCAGCCTCATCGTTAAGGATGTCGAGAAGCTCATCGAGCAGAACGACATGGTCCGCCCCGTGTTCCTCGAGAACGCTTTGAAGGAAAACGCCAAGAGGATGATCAAGTCCGGTGTCATTTCCATCGTCAAGCACATGGTGCCCGTGTTCGAGCGCTGGATCGTGGAGGCCATCAAGCCCCCGGTCACATCCGGCATGGTCTACACCGCCCTCGTCAAGCCCATCGGCAAGAGCATCTTCGACCAGCTCTACCACAAGTTCAACCTGCCCACCTCGAAGATCTGGGACAAGTACGACGACAACATCGACATGAGCTTCGATGAGGCCGAGGAGGATGCCGAGGGTGAGACTGATGTTATCTAA
- a CDS encoding dynein light chain 1, putative, whose amino-acid sequence MVDNEIAAGIRPETVVKHVDMDEPTRRFAIDLATEAIEKYKIEKDIAAYIKKEFDKRFEPTWHCVVGRNFGSFVTHEKHCFIYFYVGNMAILLFRNG is encoded by the coding sequence ATGGTTGACAACGAGATCGCCGCGGGCATCCGCCCGGAGACCGTGGTGAAGCACGTCGACATGGACGAGCCCACGCGCAGGTTCGCCATCGACCTGGCCACTGAGGCCATCGAGAAGTACAAGATCGAGAAGGACATCGCGGCGTACATTAAGAAGGAGTTCGACAAGCGCTTCGAGCCCACGTGGCACTGCGTGGTCGGCCGTAACTTCGGGTCGTTCGTCACGCATGAAaagcactgcttcatctACTTCTACGTCGGCAACATGGCGATCCTGCTGTTCAGGAACGGGTAG
- a CDS encoding RNA polymerase subunit 8c, putative, translating into MSSVTCVFEDRFVVRSIDNSKFERVSRISAKSTGFDAELLLDINSDIFPVSVKSLLHILITNNLLPSGSDVNLSDFNELPSLMRDYEYAMYGKIFKFEDVSSESRTIYASFGGLLMSLTADKQVVADLELDMRIYLMARRITAAR; encoded by the exons ATGTCGTCCGTGACGTGCGTCTTCGAGGACCGTTTCGTGGTCAGGTCCATCGACAACTCAAAATTCGAGCGAGTGTCGCGAATCAGCGCCAAGAGTACCGGTTTCGAcgcggagctgctgctggacatcaACAGCGACATCTTCCCGGTGAGCGTCAAGTCG ctgctgcacatcCTCATCACCAACAACCTGCTGCCCAGCGGATCGGACGTCAACCTCAGCGACTTCAACGAGCTCCCGTCCCTCATGCGGGACTACGAGTACGCGATGTACGGCAAGATTTTCAAGTTCGAGGACGTCTCGTCGGAGAGCAG GACTATCTACGCCTCATTTGGCGGCCTGCTGATGTCGCTCACGGCGGACAAGCAGGTGGTTGCCGACCTGGAGCTGGACATGCGCATTTACCTCATGGCGCGCCGCATCACCGCAGCGCGATAG